The Lacrimispora xylanolytica genome has a segment encoding these proteins:
- a CDS encoding diacylglycerol/lipid kinase family protein, whose translation MKKMLFIFNPRSGKAQIKNKLMEILDIFTKAGYELQVHVTQGPKDASEAAAAFGKSMDLVVCSGGDGTLNETINGLMKLDKIPRLGYIPAGSTNDFASSLKISKNMITAARTVVSGVPYPIDIGCFCRDRHFVYIAAFGAFTEVAYLTPQDFKNVLGHQAYIMEGMKSLASIKSYVLRVECDSTVLEGDFIFGMITNTISVGGFKGLVTQDVALNDGEFEVLLIRTPKTPLDFTNIINYMFLKEEPNEYVHKLRTSCIKIFPEEPIDWVLDGEFGGSRREVEIFNLKKQIRILRNPQKKQ comes from the coding sequence ATGAAAAAGATGCTTTTTATATTTAATCCGCGATCCGGCAAGGCGCAGATCAAAAACAAATTAATGGAAATTCTTGATATCTTTACGAAAGCAGGGTATGAGCTTCAGGTGCATGTGACCCAGGGGCCGAAAGATGCATCCGAGGCGGCAGCCGCCTTTGGAAAATCAATGGACCTGGTGGTTTGCAGCGGTGGGGATGGCACTTTAAATGAGACCATCAACGGACTGATGAAGCTTGATAAGATTCCAAGGCTTGGTTATATACCTGCTGGTTCCACCAATGATTTTGCTTCCAGTCTTAAGATATCAAAAAACATGATAACGGCTGCCAGAACGGTTGTTTCAGGTGTACCTTACCCCATTGATATTGGCTGCTTCTGCAGGGACAGGCACTTTGTGTACATTGCAGCTTTTGGGGCGTTTACTGAAGTTGCCTATTTAACACCTCAGGATTTTAAAAATGTTCTGGGACACCAGGCATATATCATGGAGGGAATGAAAAGTCTTGCTTCCATCAAGTCTTATGTACTTCGTGTCGAATGCGATTCTACCGTTTTAGAGGGGGATTTTATCTTCGGCATGATTACCAATACCATAAGCGTTGGAGGCTTTAAAGGGCTGGTCACACAGGATGTGGCTTTAAATGACGGAGAGTTTGAGGTTCTTTTGATCCGAACTCCCAAAACACCTCTTGATTTTACCAATATCATTAATTATATGTTTCTCAAAGAAGAACCTAACGAATACGTCCACAAGCTACGGACTAGTTGTATCAAGATATTCCCTGAAGAGCCCATCGACTGGGTCCTTGATGGTGAGTTTGGAGGATCCAGAAGGGAAGTTGAAATTTTTAATTTGAAGAAACAAATCCGGATTTTGAGAAATCCGCAAAAAAAGCAATAA
- the rpoD gene encoding RNA polymerase sigma factor RpoD — protein sequence MEKENFLEKLGKLVDLAKTKQNALDVTEINNFFIGEELTAEQMDQIYTYLENRGVDVVPVIDDSVLADDVLMSEDLLLDDDIDDGFIKDIDEEDIDLDAIDLLEGIGTEDPVRMYLKEIGTVPLLNAEEELRLAKRKADGDDDAKERLIEANLRLVVSIAKRYTGRGMSFLDLVQEGNLGLIKGVEKFDYTKGYKLSTYATWWIRQSVTRALADQARTIRVPVHMVETINKMSKMQRKLTLELGYEPSVAELAEALDMTEDKVMEIMQIAREPASLETPIGEEDDSNLGDFVADNNVVTPEGNVESVMLREHIDALLGDLKERERQVIVLRFGLEDGHPRTLEEVGKEFNVTRERIRQIEAKALRKLRNPVRSKRIRDFL from the coding sequence GTGGAAAAGGAAAATTTTTTAGAGAAGCTGGGTAAGCTTGTCGATCTTGCAAAAACAAAGCAGAATGCTTTGGACGTAACGGAGATTAATAACTTCTTCATAGGAGAAGAGTTGACTGCAGAGCAGATGGATCAGATTTATACGTACCTGGAGAACCGCGGCGTTGACGTGGTCCCGGTCATTGACGATTCCGTTTTGGCTGATGATGTGCTCATGTCAGAAGATCTTCTTTTAGACGATGATATTGATGATGGCTTCATAAAGGACATCGATGAAGAAGATATCGACCTTGACGCTATTGATTTGCTTGAAGGCATCGGCACAGAGGACCCTGTCCGCATGTATTTAAAGGAAATCGGTACAGTACCACTTTTAAACGCAGAGGAAGAACTGCGCCTTGCTAAGAGAAAAGCTGATGGCGACGATGACGCCAAAGAACGTTTAATCGAAGCAAATTTACGTCTTGTGGTCAGTATTGCAAAGCGCTATACGGGCCGCGGAATGAGTTTTCTTGATTTGGTTCAGGAAGGAAACCTGGGTCTTATTAAGGGCGTTGAAAAGTTTGACTATACCAAAGGTTATAAATTAAGTACATATGCTACTTGGTGGATACGTCAGTCTGTAACCAGAGCGCTTGCAGACCAGGCAAGAACGATCCGAGTGCCTGTGCATATGGTTGAGACCATTAATAAAATGTCCAAGATGCAGAGAAAACTTACTCTGGAACTGGGATATGAACCATCGGTGGCTGAACTTGCGGAAGCATTGGACATGACTGAGGATAAGGTCATGGAGATCATGCAGATCGCCAGAGAACCTGCTTCCCTGGAAACACCAATTGGTGAAGAGGACGATTCAAACCTTGGGGACTTTGTAGCGGACAACAATGTGGTAACTCCGGAAGGCAACGTAGAATCCGTGATGTTAAGAGAACATATCGATGCCCTTCTCGGCGATTTAAAAGAGAGAGAGCGTCAGGTTATTGTGCTTCGTTTTGGTCTGGAAGACGGCCATCCACGTACATTGGAAGAAGTGGGAAAAGAATTTAATGTTACCCGAGAGCGCATTAGACAGATTGAGGCAAAGGCTCTTAGAAAGTTAAGGAATCCTGTACGCAGCAAGCGTATTCGGGACTTCTTATAA
- a CDS encoding epoxyqueuosine reductase QueH: MNRRNYQKELDQIIAELEEEKKVPRLLIHSCCAPCSSYVLEYLSQYFAITIYFYNPNIYPPEEYLRRVEEQERLVVGMDFIHPVTIVNGAYEPQEFYQIIKGYEKEPEGGERCFRCYELRLQEAAKIAQAEHFDYYTTTLSISPLKNADKLNEIGEKLAREYRVSYLPSDFKKKNGYKRSVELSKEHGLYRQDYCGCIFSQRKED; this comes from the coding sequence ATGAACCGTAGAAATTATCAGAAGGAACTTGATCAGATCATTGCGGAACTGGAAGAGGAAAAGAAGGTTCCAAGACTTTTGATACATAGCTGTTGTGCACCCTGCAGCAGTTATGTACTGGAGTATTTATCCCAGTATTTTGCTATAACGATTTATTTTTATAATCCCAATATTTACCCACCGGAAGAATACTTAAGGCGGGTAGAGGAACAGGAGCGCCTTGTTGTCGGTATGGACTTTATACACCCGGTAACAATCGTAAATGGCGCCTATGAGCCTCAGGAGTTCTACCAGATCATAAAGGGTTATGAGAAGGAGCCAGAGGGTGGAGAACGGTGTTTTCGCTGCTATGAGCTGCGCCTCCAGGAGGCGGCTAAAATTGCTCAGGCAGAACATTTTGATTACTACACTACCACACTGTCCATCAGCCCTTTAAAGAATGCAGATAAGTTAAATGAAATTGGTGAAAAGCTAGCCAGGGAATACCGGGTTTCTTACCTTCCATCCGACTTTAAAAAGAAGAATGGTTATAAACGTTCGGTGGAATTGTCAAAGGAACACGGGCTATACCGCCAGGATTACTGCGGCTGTATATTTTCCCAGCGAAAGGAAGATTGA
- a CDS encoding HPr family phosphocarrier protein, with translation MLSKTLTVINPSGLHLRPAGVLSQTAMKFKSDIIVEYGEKRIVAKSVLNVMAAGIKSGAEITLICDGEDEEAAMQTMTEAIESGLGEM, from the coding sequence ATGTTATCTAAAACACTGACTGTAATAAATCCATCCGGACTTCACTTAAGACCAGCAGGAGTTCTGTCTCAGACAGCTATGAAGTTTAAATCTGATATAATTGTTGAGTATGGCGAGAAGAGAATTGTTGCAAAGAGCGTATTAAACGTTATGGCAGCAGGAATTAAAAGTGGTGCTGAAATCACTTTAATCTGTGATGGCGAAGATGAAGAAGCAGCTATGCAGACTATGACTGAGGCAATTGAAAGCGGCCTTGGCGAGATGTAA